The genomic window TCCAGACGTTGGAGCAAGGCCGATGTGGTCGATTTCCCGCGGTGCAATGCCGCCGCCAACGCGTTGACCGTGAGGTGCCCATGCTGGTTGATGTAGTGCAATGCCCAGAACTGCGGCACCGAAATGGCCCCCTTCGATACGGCGCTCGTATCCTCTCGCATGACCGACGAAATCAGCTCGGGCAACACCTCCGACATAAAGTCGACAAATTCCTCTTTCGAAATAGTTTTCATGGCGGATAGTACGTAGCACGAACCATGCCTGTAGCCAATCCTCTTTTAAAGAAAGATTGCGCAAGGAAGCGCCCGGATGGGCTGTTGACGCGGCTGCTATGTGGCGGATCAACTGATGGGGATAACGATTTCCCTGGCGGCGGCACCGTTTCCGGCATTTCCATTCCCGGATCTAGGTTATGTGCTTGTCCTCAGCACATCCGCAAAGAAGTCGTGGCCTTTGTCGTCGGTGAGAATGACGGCGGGGAAGTCGACCACTTCGATCTTGCGGACGGCTTCCGTGCCGAGTTCTTCCATGTCGACGATCTCGACGGACTTGATGTTTTTTTCGGCGATCAGGGCCGCGGGGCCGCCGATGGAGCCGAGGTAGAAGCCGTTGTATTTGGTGCAGTCATCAGTGGGTTTCTGAAAGGAGGTGTTGCTTGAAGAAATCGATCGTTCTTTGCCAGGCCAGCTCTGCCATTTCCTCGTTGTAACGGCCGGTTGAGTCGTTGTGGAAACCATGGTTGCATTCCGGATATATGTGCAGGATATATTCAACGCCGCTCGCATTTAAGTCGGCTTCGTACTCGGGCCAGCTGGCGTTGACCCGTTTATCATGTTCGGCCAGCTGAATCATTAACGGAGCCTTGATGTTTTTGCGCAGCTCCTTGGCTGCCGGGGTTCCGTAGAAGGGAACGCCGGCATTCAGGGTGTCATGAGCGGCGGCAGCCAGCATGTTGACGATATAGCCTCCGAAACAGAATCCCACGGCTCCGAGTTTTCCATTACCCGACTTATGCGACTTCAGGAACTGCGCCGCCGCGATAAAGTCCTGTTCGATTTTTGCCCGATCCAACGATTTTTGCATGGCCCGGCCTT from Pontiella desulfatans includes these protein-coding regions:
- a CDS encoding dienelactone hydrolase family protein yields the protein MPEAQQQETTVTQPIPQEAFDWYDEYAHGLITREMFMTRLSSLATAGFTMGMLLPVLMPNYAAAEQVSFNDPDIKAIYATFPAPKGHGEGRGYLVTPSNMPEKIPVVLVIHENRGLNPYVKDVARRLAKAGFIAFAPDALHPLGGYPGNDDKGRAMQKSLDRAKIEQDFIAAAQFLKSHKSGNGKLGAVGFCFGGYIVNMLAAAAHDTLNAGVPFYGTPAAKELRKNIKAPLMIQLAEHDKRVNASWPEYEADLNASGVEYILHIYPECNHGFHNDSTGRYNEEMAELAWQRTIDFFKQHLLSETH